The proteins below are encoded in one region of Pieris rapae chromosome W, ilPieRapa1.1, whole genome shotgun sequence:
- the LOC123690516 gene encoding uncharacterized protein LOC123690516: MEDQFQLLFDKMKNEILNQTIELKDSITNNIMERLDEKLQPIITENRNLKIKVENLEKEVESLKRGKKQNNLIMFGVNEGERSTQELIQNTIHIFKTDLDIQLQEHEINKIYRLGKGKSSGKPRPILISFTSEWKKNEVMGKKKNFKNVYVTEDYTKEVIEKRKTLQAQLKEEREKGNIAYLKFDKLVVKGKNTNINKEKRKRETSSSPQNNAQPRKQQTLMPPINNRPNAFDVMRIRANSLSSLPAKTTTNKE, translated from the coding sequence ATGGAGGATCAGTTTCAactattgtttgataaaatgaagaatgaaatcttgaaccaaacaatagaattgaaagattcgataacaaataatataatggagagaTTAGACGAAAAACTTCAACctattataacagaaaatagaaacttaaaaataaaagtagaaaatctcGAAAAGGAAgtagaaagtttaaaaagaggaaagaagcaaaacaatttgataatgtttggaGTAAATGAAGGCGAAAGGTCTACAcaagaattaatacaaaatacaatacatattttcaaaactgaccttgacatacaattacaagaacatgagataaacaaaatatatcgtcTAGGAAAGGGAAAGTCTTCTGGAAAACCAAGACCAATTCTGATTTCCTTTACGAGCGAATGGAAGAAGAATGAAGTTAtgggaaagaagaaaaacttcaaaaatgtatatgttacagaAGACTACACAAAGGAAGTAATAGAGAAAAGGAAAACGTTGCAGGCGCAGCTAAAAGAGGAGAGAGAAAAGGGAAATATCGCGTACctgaaatttgacaaactagtagtaaaaggaaaaaatactaacataaataaggaAAAGCGCAAAAGAGAAACATCATCATCCCCACAAAACAATGCTCAACCAAGGAAACAACAAACTCTAATGCCGCCGATTAACAATAGACCAAATGCTTTCGACGTAATGAGGATTAGAGCTAattctctttcgtctcttccCGCTAAGACAACAACTAacaaagaataa
- the LOC123690446 gene encoding uncharacterized protein LOC123690446: protein MTLYKIDIHIGTPNNPNSMGLIERFHSTILEIYRLAKYEHKFTDATSVMTYAIMAYNQTIHSVTGLTPFEVVFGHTESNNQFNLNFDKEYTQQLVRDHAKRTHYLYKYLTDKIGTRKEKVQQNRVGEINFDLNEGDTVFIKGVNQRRSKDKPRFVLLVTQAVTIRALQLQKVEKNPGVLPLREGTALITYDKWIVIKTLDINLIKEELEFNMHRYLELNRIVELQLNISSPPLIYFNDVKLQVNYMLNITLNKYSEIVPINRQKRGLINPLGSLVKMITGNLDYEDAIKYDNLIKTVKTREHSLEKKTTVISEMIRRHLVEWAYYINL from the exons atgacattatataaaatagatattcaCATAGGCACCCCTAACAATCCAAACTCAATGGGATTAATAGAACGATTTCATTCcacaattttagaaatatatagacTTGCGAAATATGAACATAAATTCACAGATGCTACATCAGTAATGACATATGCTATAATGGCTTATAATCAGACAATCCATTCAGTAACAGGTCTCACTCCGTTTGAAGTAGTATTTGGTCACACGGAAAGTAAcaatcaattcaatttaaattttgataaagaaTATACTCAACAACTAGTTAGGGATCATGCAAAAAGAACTCACTACTTATACAAGTACTTAACCGATAAAATAGGAACTAGGAAAGAAAAAGTTCAACAAAATAGAGTAggagaaattaattttgatttaaatgaaggtgatactgtttttattaaaggtgTAAATCAACGTAGAAGCAAGGATAAACCCAG ATTCGTCCTGCTAGTGACCCAAGCAGTAACGATCCGGGCCCTTCAACTTCAAAAGGTTGAGAAGAATCCAGGCGTTCTCCCTCTCAGAGAAGGAACCGCTCTGATTACGTATGATAAGTGGATAGTAATTAAGACATTAGatattaatcttattaaggaagaattagaatttaatatgcATAGATATTTAGAACTCAATAGAATAGTAGAATTACAGTTAAATATCAGTAGCCCTccgttaatatatttcaatgatGTTAAGCTTCaagttaattatatgttaaatatcacATTGAACAAATATTCAGAAATTGTACCAATTAACAGACAGAAAAGAGGACTCATCAATCCTTTAGGATCTTTAGTTAAAATGATAACAGGAAATTTAGATTATGAAGATGCTATTAAATATGacaacttaataaaaaccgTAAAAACTCGAGAACATTCTCTAGAAAAGAAAACTACTGTTATATCTGAAATGATAAGACGT cATTTAGTAGAATGGGCGTATTACATCaatctataa